One genomic window of Acidobacteriota bacterium includes the following:
- a CDS encoding helix-turn-helix transcriptional regulator: MVKRRKSKVLPPPAECPLSQCMRLLAGTWTAHVIWYLREGERCFTELQTDIGRVSAKMLTTRLRKLEQNGVIERITRRTSPPTVWYSLTPVGLELCAALTNVVGVAQRLQGRQLCP, encoded by the coding sequence ATGGTGAAGAGACGGAAAAGCAAAGTGCTGCCACCGCCCGCGGAGTGCCCCTTGAGTCAATGTATGCGTCTGCTCGCGGGGACATGGACCGCCCATGTGATCTGGTATCTGCGGGAAGGGGAACGCTGCTTCACGGAATTGCAGACCGACATCGGCCGAGTCTCGGCGAAGATGCTCACGACCCGGCTTCGCAAGCTCGAACAGAATGGAGTGATCGAGCGGATCACACGGCGAACATCCCCGCCGACCGTCTGGTATTCGCTGACTCCCGTCGGACTGGAACTGTGCGCCGCGCTCACGAATGTTGTTGGCGTCGCCCAGCGGCTGCAAGGGCGGCAGCTCTGTCCGTAG
- a CDS encoding SDR family oxidoreductase, whose amino-acid sequence MNRNRKHTALITGASSGIGLGLTRGFLAEDFNVVANSRHITTAGTLVPSDDLLLVDGDVGEASTAQNVIRQAEQRFGTVDVLINNAGIFVPKPFVDYTPEDFERVLSTNLAGFFYMSQAAARHMQKHGGGQIITISTTLAQQPVAGVTAALTSLTKGGLNAVTRGLAIEYAAEGIRVNAIAPGIVDTPMHKPENHEFLKGLHPIKRLATVQEIVDAALFLVRAPFITGEVIHVDGGAHAGKW is encoded by the coding sequence ATGAACAGAAATCGCAAACATACGGCACTCATTACCGGAGCCTCAAGCGGCATCGGTCTCGGACTCACGCGCGGATTCCTCGCGGAAGACTTCAACGTAGTCGCAAACTCGCGCCACATCACAACCGCTGGCACGCTGGTGCCATCCGACGACCTGCTCCTTGTCGATGGCGACGTCGGCGAAGCGTCCACCGCACAGAATGTGATCCGACAAGCGGAGCAACGATTCGGCACGGTCGATGTGCTCATCAACAACGCGGGTATCTTCGTGCCCAAGCCATTTGTCGACTACACGCCTGAAGACTTCGAGCGCGTACTCTCAACCAATCTGGCTGGCTTCTTCTACATGTCGCAGGCGGCCGCCCGCCATATGCAGAAGCACGGCGGGGGTCAGATCATCACGATCAGTACGACACTGGCCCAGCAACCGGTTGCTGGAGTAACCGCAGCGCTGACGAGCTTGACCAAGGGCGGCCTCAACGCGGTGACGCGCGGCCTGGCGATTGAATATGCAGCCGAGGGAATCCGGGTCAATGCGATCGCACCGGGCATCGTGGACACGCCGATGCATAAACCCGAAAACCACGAATTTCTAAAGGGACTGCACCCGATCAAGCGGTTGGCCACGGTCCAGGAGATCGTTGACGCCGCCCTGTTCCTGGTGCGGGCTCCATTCATCACCGGAGAAGTGATCCACGTTGACGGTGGCGCTCACGCGGGTAAATGGTAG
- a CDS encoding carboxymuconolactone decarboxylase family protein: MSEHYHDAADLRFLKEMSKLAPTEFTAWLNLDKIVAREDGAIPRKYRELIALGVAFTTQCPYCIEAHVKAAKTAGASREEITESSLIAAALRAGGAATHGAMALKFYDQF, from the coding sequence ATGAGCGAACACTATCATGATGCGGCCGACCTACGATTCCTCAAGGAGATGAGCAAACTTGCGCCCACCGAATTCACCGCATGGCTCAACCTGGACAAGATTGTTGCGCGCGAAGACGGCGCCATTCCCAGGAAGTACCGCGAACTCATAGCATTGGGGGTTGCGTTCACCACGCAGTGTCCGTATTGCATCGAGGCGCATGTGAAGGCCGCGAAGACAGCGGGCGCCTCTCGTGAAGAGATCACCGAAAGCTCGTTGATTGCCGCGGCCCTGCGTGCCGGTGGCGCAGCCACACACGGGGCGATGGCGCTCAAGTTCTACGATCAGTTTTGA
- a CDS encoding energy transducer TonB, which translates to MSKCLAKVGHQEIGLRLLSLAVMVTAAWLVNPQPLRAQTVDQIAVERKVVARVEPEYPEALKRLYIGGVVKVEAVVSASGAVESTQLLGGSPILGQSAMKAIKQWKFAPSAAKEKLVVQVGFDPHR; encoded by the coding sequence ATGTCGAAGTGTCTCGCTAAGGTCGGACACCAAGAGATCGGACTGCGGTTGTTGTCGCTCGCCGTCATGGTGACGGCGGCCTGGCTCGTGAACCCTCAACCTCTACGCGCACAGACGGTCGACCAGATCGCCGTGGAGAGAAAAGTTGTCGCGCGAGTCGAACCGGAATATCCAGAAGCTCTGAAGCGCCTCTACATCGGTGGCGTCGTGAAGGTGGAGGCAGTGGTCAGCGCCAGCGGTGCGGTGGAGAGCACACAGTTGCTCGGAGGAAGCCCGATCCTCGGCCAGTCCGCGATGAAAGCCATCAAGCAATGGAAGTTCGCACCCTCTGCCGCCAAGGAAAAGCTGGTCGTGCAAGTGGGGTTTGATCCGCACCGGTAG
- a CDS encoding PD40 domain-containing protein produces MASLLLFAAIAAPCADHPNDSITSTQPTVTSVTQITRDGMSKTNLLADESSLYVTEWPAARHLVARVSLQGADRAVISNAFSNVQALDISADRSKLLVAPIQGGADSEFWTLPTHDGTPKRVGEMTGRDAAWSADGQQLVFGKGSKLYLAKADGSSAHELFTATGSVFGTRFSRDGKRIRFTVGNADQNATSIWEVGSDGSNPHAVLSKWQSGNEACCGNWTADGRYYIFQVNQSAPTAITTLWALAESGSTGIPVQLTRGPMSFGNASPAADSKKIWAIGVQPFGEAVKYDAATKGFVPLLSSVSATDLNYSPDGKWVAFVSVPDATLWRCRADGSEKVQLTKAPERVALPRWSRDASRIAYVSMEPGSPARISIVSRAGGDAQDMLKESRGQIDANWSEDGNHILFGYFHDTADLDIRMIDLKTHQVTTIPGSQGLFSPRWSPNGKYIAALSPDFTKVMLFDFQTQKWSVWLAEPAGAVNYPDWSADSQYLYFDDLVTDEESIRRVKVGESHADRVFKLEGIERYSGPFGLWSGRTADGSWMFVRDRSTQEVYQLSVVLP; encoded by the coding sequence TTGGCGTCGCTTTTGCTGTTTGCCGCCATTGCAGCGCCTTGCGCTGACCATCCAAACGATTCCATCACCAGCACCCAGCCGACGGTGACTTCGGTTACCCAGATCACTCGCGACGGCATGAGCAAGACCAACCTGTTGGCGGATGAGTCAAGCCTGTATGTCACGGAATGGCCGGCGGCGCGTCATCTGGTCGCGCGCGTTTCGTTGCAGGGCGCGGACCGAGCTGTCATTTCCAATGCATTTTCGAACGTGCAAGCACTGGATATCTCTGCTGACCGCTCCAAACTCCTAGTGGCCCCGATTCAGGGTGGCGCGGACAGCGAATTCTGGACTCTGCCAACCCATGATGGGACTCCCAAAAGAGTCGGTGAGATGACTGGCCGCGATGCGGCCTGGTCCGCCGACGGCCAGCAATTGGTGTTTGGCAAAGGGTCGAAACTCTACCTGGCTAAGGCCGACGGATCATCGGCCCACGAACTGTTTACAGCGACGGGATCGGTGTTTGGAACTCGATTCTCGCGCGACGGAAAGCGCATCCGCTTTACGGTTGGGAACGCAGATCAGAATGCTACTTCGATCTGGGAAGTGGGCAGCGACGGATCGAATCCGCATGCCGTGCTCAGCAAATGGCAGAGCGGCAACGAGGCGTGCTGCGGCAACTGGACCGCCGATGGCCGCTACTACATTTTTCAGGTGAACCAGAGCGCGCCGACTGCGATCACCACACTTTGGGCACTCGCCGAGTCCGGTTCAACGGGGATTCCGGTACAACTGACGCGCGGACCGATGTCGTTCGGGAACGCTTCTCCGGCAGCCGACAGCAAGAAAATATGGGCGATCGGGGTGCAGCCCTTTGGCGAAGCGGTGAAGTACGATGCCGCCACCAAGGGTTTCGTGCCGCTGTTGTCCTCGGTGTCAGCCACGGATCTCAACTACTCGCCTGACGGCAAGTGGGTGGCTTTTGTCTCGGTTCCGGACGCCACGCTATGGCGGTGCCGGGCTGATGGCAGCGAAAAAGTCCAGCTCACCAAGGCGCCCGAACGAGTGGCGTTGCCTCGGTGGTCTCGCGATGCCAGTCGAATTGCGTATGTGAGCATGGAGCCCGGCAGTCCGGCCAGAATTTCGATTGTCTCGAGAGCTGGGGGAGATGCCCAGGACATGCTCAAAGAGAGCCGCGGACAGATCGACGCGAACTGGTCGGAAGATGGCAATCACATCCTGTTTGGCTACTTCCATGACACGGCCGACCTTGATATTCGCATGATCGACCTGAAGACGCATCAGGTGACGACGATCCCCGGGTCGCAGGGATTGTTCAGCCCGCGATGGTCTCCAAACGGAAAATACATCGCCGCACTGTCGCCGGATTTCACGAAGGTGATGCTGTTCGATTTTCAAACGCAGAAGTGGTCCGTCTGGTTGGCCGAGCCCGCTGGCGCGGTGAATTATCCAGACTGGTCAGCCGATAGCCAGTATTTGTACTTCGACGATCTGGTCACTGACGAGGAATCGATTCGCCGAGTGAAAGTCGGGGAAAGCCATGCCGACCGAGTGTTCAAGCTGGAAGGGATCGAGCGCTATTCGGGTCCGTTTGGCCTTTGGAGCGGACGCACAGCCGATGGTTCCTGGATGTTCGTTCGTGATCGCAGTACGCAAGAGGTGTATCAGTTAAGCGTAGTACTACCCTAA